Genomic segment of Bacteroidales bacterium:
GTAACTGCAAACAGTACGATTGCCAAATAAATTAAATTTTTCATTCTAAGTCCCTCCTTATGGCTGGTTAGTTGTGATGTATGTTTTGAAATTATATTTTTATACTTTTGCATCGCTTAAATTTGAACTAAAAATTCCAAAAACTATACCAAAAAACACTATGGCAAAAGATTTTCCGACGCGGGAAGAAAACTACGCACAATGGTACAACGATCTTGTGATTAAAGCAGATCTGGCCGAAAACTCAGCCGTTCGCGGCTGCATGGTCATCAAGCCCCATGGCTACGCTATCTGGGAGAAAATACAGGCTCAGCTCGACAAGATGTTTAAAGCTACCGGCCATCAAAACGCCTATTTCCCACTATTTATTCCAAAATCATTTTTTAGCAAAGAAGCCGCTCACGTCGAAGGCTTTGCAAAAGAGTGTGCAGTAGTAACGCATTACCGCCTCAAAAATTCAGAAGACGGAAAAAGCGTAGTTGTTGATGAAGATGCACGCCTTGATGAGGAACTCATCATCCGTCCAACCAGCGAAACCATCATCTGGGACACTTACCGCAACTGGATACAGTCGTACCGCGACCTGCCGTTGCTCATCAACCAATGGGCCAACGTGGTTCGGTGGGAAATGCGCACCCGTCTGTTTTTACGTACCACCGAATTTCTTTGGCAGGAAGGGCACACCGCGCACGAGACCGAGGAAGAAGCTGTCGAAGAAACTTTAAAGATGATGAATGTGTATACCGAATTTGCCGAAAAATGGATGGCGCTGCCGGTGCACAAAGGATTGAAGTCGGCCAACGAAAAATTTGCCGGAGCTGTGGACACCTACTGTATCGAAGCGTTGATGCAGGATGGAAAAGCCTTGCAGGCAGGCACATCCCATTTCCTAGGACAAAATTTTGCCCGCGCTTTTGATGTCAAGTTTCTCAATAAAGAAAATAAATTGGAATATGTGTGGGCCACCTCATGGGGTGTTTCCACGCGGCTGATGGGCGCTTTAATTATGGCCCATTCCGACGATCATGGCCTGGTGCTGCCACCAAAACTGGCGCCCATCCAGGTGGCCATTGTTCCTATTTATAAAAATAGCGACCAACTGGCGGCAATTTCCGAAAAGGCCAATGCGATAAAAAAAGCACTCCAAGACAAAGGCATTTCTGTAAAGTACGACGACCGCACCATCTATAAGCCAGGGTGGAAATTTTCGGAGTACGAATTTAAAGGTGTACCGGTGCGTCTGGCCATTGGCCCGCGCGACCTGGAGAACGGAACCGTAGAGGTAGCCCGCCGCGATACACTCGAAAAAGAGACGTACCAGATCACCGATATTGAAAATAAAATCCTGCATCTGCTCGACAATATCCAGGACAACCTCTATCGCAAGGCGCTTGTTTTCCGCGAAGAGAATACTTTTAAAGTAGATACCTGGGATGATTTTAAAGAACAGGTAGAAAAAGGCGGCTTTGTGCTGGCACACTGGGATGGCACCACCGAAACGGAATTAAAAATAAAAGAAGAAACCAAGGCGACCATCCGCACCATCCCGCTCGACAACAAAAAAGAGGCGGGCACGTGCATCTTTAGCGGACAGCCCAGCGAGCAACGCGTTATTTTCGCGAAAGCGTATTAAAACTTTTATTCATTAGATTTTATCAACTGCCCGCTGCTCTCGAGGAAAAGCTCGATGTGCTGCGGGTCGTTGGTATAATATACATTGCCAATGTCGCGAAGGGAGACA
This window contains:
- the proS gene encoding proline--tRNA ligase, which produces MAKDFPTREENYAQWYNDLVIKADLAENSAVRGCMVIKPHGYAIWEKIQAQLDKMFKATGHQNAYFPLFIPKSFFSKEAAHVEGFAKECAVVTHYRLKNSEDGKSVVVDEDARLDEELIIRPTSETIIWDTYRNWIQSYRDLPLLINQWANVVRWEMRTRLFLRTTEFLWQEGHTAHETEEEAVEETLKMMNVYTEFAEKWMALPVHKGLKSANEKFAGAVDTYCIEALMQDGKALQAGTSHFLGQNFARAFDVKFLNKENKLEYVWATSWGVSTRLMGALIMAHSDDHGLVLPPKLAPIQVAIVPIYKNSDQLAAISEKANAIKKALQDKGISVKYDDRTIYKPGWKFSEYEFKGVPVRLAIGPRDLENGTVEVARRDTLEKETYQITDIENKILHLLDNIQDNLYRKALVFREENTFKVDTWDDFKEQVEKGGFVLAHWDGTTETELKIKEETKATIRTIPLDNKKEAGTCIFSGQPSEQRVIFAKAY